In the genome of Mytilus edulis chromosome 14, xbMytEdul2.2, whole genome shotgun sequence, the window tgaagcattttttttaaactggactGATGCCTTTGCGGGTGCTCGATACGTCACTGAGCTTAAAGGTATAACAGCACCTCAGTCTGTGTTGAATTGAAATATTAATCATAATATGTACATTCtctataaatttactgtttataaaacAGGTAAATTGTTCGACAACTAAGGTCATTCTAACCCAAAATATTGGCTTAGCCGTTTTTCGCacattttttttctcgatttttttttaatttttaaactttataacTTCTGTCTTTTTTTGCAcgccactgatgagtcgtatgtcgACTAAACGCATTTCAGCAGTACTCAATTATCCACATGAGATCAAACTAatcaccaaactttgaattaatcAGTGAAATGGCAACGAAACACGATGTTAAAGGATTAAGCTAGCTTCATTTCATGATAGATAAATCTGTTATCCAACCGTGCATGCGCTTTGTCCTTTGGTCGAAATCACATCACAATTTCTAATCTCTGTACAAGGCATGGTAAAAATATTCAGCACAAACATTAACTACTTCCAATTTGATTACTTTCGACTTACGCATTTGAATATGTCTGATGCAATCTTTACTCGATGGTTAAATGTGAAATCTTCCATTAAATCCATTGTCCGTCTAATGTCTTCTGGTAAAATAATAAAGCCGTGCTGCTTCAGCTCTTTTGAGAGTTCTTCAATCAACCAAACAGTATcctgaaatgtttttttaaaaaaaaaatggaccacAAGAAAACAGTTTGTTTTAAGTACAAGCTGTGTCAACTGAAGTTCGTCCCTGCTTTAACGCTAAGACAGTTtaatgtatataaactcatcttagatactaggattaaatgttgtatttacgccagacgcgcgtttcgtctacaaaagtatTATTACGTTTGATTCTTTAATATGTTTCATCTATCAATCGCATGTACATATTTGTAAGACTGTGTATCAGCTTTTCCTTTTCGCTCTGTAGGCTAAGAATACTTCTTACCAAGTATCAGTTTTGTCAGAAGGTTTGATGTGCAAATATCAAAGACCGTATATTTGTTTTAGTACGAAATCTTTTTAAAtagaacaaatcaaaataaacactTGCGTAAGTTTCTGTCTTATTTGTAAGCTTTGTGTATATGAAAATTTGCTTTCTTTTTTAAAACCTTGTCGATATAGTTCAGGTTTTAAGCCAGAGGATAATACTCTCGAGTCAATCTTTTTGTCGTTTTTATGATTTCCCGTTTGACACATTTTAGGAAGGATATTAACCGAAATTGAATTATAAGACACCATGAGGTTGATGCCAGCAGAGTGAGTTTACTTTAAAACCATTATCTTctggtttatttataatttttatcctTTTTCGTATCTCTCGCTGTTAATGGTGGAGATTAACTTGTTTATCCAGGACATTATTTTGTTCTCATTTATATGGACTTGGGGGGAATTTCCAGGTTGCTTTTCTGTTGCATGGACTTAAATCAAAAATCTTCTTTAGTTCATATCCTATATGACTGTTGGATGTAAGCAtgattaaagagggacgaaagataccaaagggacagtcaaactcataaatctaaaactaactgacaacgccatggctaaaaataaaaaagacaaacagaaaaacaatagtacacacgacacaacatagaaaactaaagaataaacaacacgaaccccaccaaaaactaggggtgatctcaggtgctccggaagggtaagcagatcctgctccacatgtggcacccgtcgtgttgcttaagtgattacaaatccggtaaatagtctaattcggtaggtcatattcatgaaagggaaggggattgtagttacgacgtaaggaacatatccgatatcatttgtgaaacggttattccataacggtcaaccaactcgtgatggcgtccgtaaaatttacgaagggatgatttcaacttcaccatttggaactcttggtttaatagcttccttgtgagcagcaaacctctatcaagaaaatcatgataggaaatgcaagcacgggaatatcgtatcaattgggagatatataccccgtatgcaggtgctgctggaatgttgctacttagaaatggaatgttcacaattggaaagttgaaatcatctcttttgtcgtaaagttttgttttcaaccgaccctcattgtcaatttctagatgtaagtcaagatatgaagccgacttaactgtatctgtagtatcctttatctctagttcgattggatagatgcgttccacatagtcaccaaattttgaattgtttagtgaaagaacatcatctatatagcggaaagtagagttaaaggatattgctaacttcttatctttcttcctaagaagttcctgcatgaagtcagcctcataataataaagaaataagtcggcgagtagaggggcacagtttgttcccattggaatgccgacagtctgttgaaaaacacgtcctctgaacgtaacaaatatgttgtcaatcaagaaatcaagcatcttgataatatcagtttcagagaattttttgtttgaatcagagtgattctttacaaagtaggatttatccctccctaagacaagatacttgtatctacgttggccattcttttttatgaagcaaagtaatatcaactctttcaatttgtcttttagtttggaatgtggaatacttgtgtacagggtagaaaagtcaaatgttttaatactgttacaagatgaaagagagttagattgtatgtactctaaaagatcttttgaatttttaagtatccacatctgattcacgccacctctagaataggcagtttcacaataactttgaagcccgtctttgattgctgataaaatagatgttaataatttagaaagaggtttcgtggagcacttggaagacccagcaatataccgttgtttgtaaggacacttatgtagtttaggtatccaatacagtgatggaagatccagttcttcatctttggttgaaattccaaaggaacatagaacagacctatgattatccaggatttcctctttggtaagtgtcgtgagggtatatgttgagttaccaagtgaattgtcaatacctaattcgtttatcaagcagttgatgtagtgacttttacacacaaaaacgatgttatttggggctttatctgcagggacaacaacatatttgtcatggaggtcggataggtgttttgcaacatttgggtctttaaagattgacgtagcattgttattgatggacccattcagtttcttaattctgatttgtatcaacgacctcactgccttaatccaacAGTTTAATTTATCTCTGGGCAAACTTAAATAGTTTAAGCAAACTTAAGATTACGACTATTTATGTCCTAAACTCGAGACTAGCAAAACATGTTATAGTTACATTAAATCAACAAAATATCTAATCAACTGACAAATAATTTGAACAAATTCCATCACTTTCATTTGTActaaattaaacaatattttgtattttgtggattgtgtttttttgataaattaaaaaaaaacgcaaGTATACATACCTTTTCCTTCTCATCTGACTTGCTGAACAATGTGAGTAGCAGATTTACTGTTTGATTAACTGCATTAGTTTTTTCGACTGTTGCCCATGTTTCTGAGCTGTCACCATGCTGTAGATAATAGATCAGTCTTTCGAGAATATTTATAAGTCTATGTAGTCTTGCTTCATATTCCGACTGTCTTACTATGTTTGAATGATGCAGTCGTGGATCGACAGCCACTTTTCGACCTCTGTGTagtttttctaaataaatatacaaattgaaTAAGCAAAAGAAGTTAAGGTAAATACTTGATTGATATGTGTCCTCTTTAATGTCAGTGTTGAATTTTTACTTTAGGGTTCTTCGACGTTATGTATTATTCAATACACAGAGGTTAGTTTCAAGCACCACAGACTAGAAATAAATAGAGTTCTAAATGTTCACAAAGGGTATCAAATCATTTGTGGAATCTTAATTTTGGATAGCATTGTATGGCAGTTACCGTGataaaaaggggaaaaaaattaaaaacggaaagataacaaaaatacctcaatcaaaggaaaattcatatcagaagtcccttatcaaatagcaaattCAAAGTTATCCTTTGTTGACCGACTGAATGATTATTCTAAAAGCAATAAGATTTGTTGCCCTACATTGATATTAAGAATGTGTTTGTGTAGCTTATTTGAAGtacacaaataaaattttaaaaaaacttcCATTACTTTGTTTAATGTTGAGAATTGCTGCTTTTCCTCTAGCTCTTTGAACATCTAGGTCAACCTCTGTTATTTTCTTGCTAGCACAGTCCTGAATACGGAATAATATTTCGTTGACGTTCTTGCCTTCTATTGAAGCATTTAACTTCTTACGAGCAGCTCTGACACCACAGTTctacaattatatataaaaaaacataagcaacatatatttatattagacCAAAGCATCTATTGAATTCATTGTATCGATATTACCTAAATCTTGATCTAATTTCTCTTGATTTTGCTTATTACATTCCGAGACAAATACAACAGCAATTATTCATAGAAGTCTTATACAACGACTTGGAATCCTTCCGACCATACAAGCAAACTCAATAACAACTCACAAACAAAATGATTATATAATAATACATCAGCAGCATATATACGTATGTTCATATTTGTGATTTTAAATCTTGATATGAACTATTCAATCGAAACAATCTAATTGCTTTGATTAATGAAAGTCTGTAGTGTGATTTGAATGTTGAGTTCAATGTATTCTTTTTTATCCTACTGTAACCCTTCGCAAGAATTGAatgttaattttctttatttggtCGACGGTTTCACGAGAAAATGAAGTAGTAAAAGCTATATCCGAACCAAAATTTAGAAACACGAAACAATAGAGAACACACTTCAACAACCATAATGTGTTGTATGCAGTATGGTCCAAAGAAACGAATTTATTcgcaaaaaaatgattttcatgcttttgtgttaaaatttaatgcAAAAGGCCTTTACATTTTATGTTCTGAAAGTATCTTCATCAGTTAATAGTATATATACCTCGTGTGATTCTTGCAAAGGAAGTTCGTCGTAGATCAACAGGTAGTAACAGGCTGTTTTTGTCTCAGATTCCAAATATCCATTTGTTTCGGTACATATCTGCAAAATGTATTGTCCTGGGGATTCTGGTGGGAAGACGTCAATCACTACTTCTTTGTATGTTCTCCTTCGTATTAAACAACACTGGGTTAGTTCATTGGTCACTTCGTAATCCTCTGAATGGTTTGATGTTGCTTCTGAAGACAACACATTTGCTTTTATGGAAATCAATTCAGACATCCTATTATCCATCCGAAATTTTATCTGGAAATGTCTGCTCAAATCGATGTGCAGTATTCCAGATCTATATGACGGATGAGATAGACCAGAGAAGTACATGAAAGGACCAGGTCCAAGGCCAATAGCACCAGTGTTAATAGGAAGTGGCACGGGTTCAGGATGACACACCTTGCAATCGATATCAACTGCCAGTATTTTTAGAAGAGGTTCACCATATTTACCGGCATAAAATACAAGTTTGTAAGTACCAGTATAAGGAAACAGTATATCACATGTCCAGGTTGATTCGTTTCTaataagataaacaaaattttgtaagaagttatcattttcaatttttatatctaAGTCTGTCTCAATTAATTCTAAATTATACCAAAGTACCAATTCATATACGGATTCGTATGTTCCCATGAAACCAAGTGTACTTCTACCATCGTCACAGGTTATTCGGTGGCTCAGATGAGTAGTAAGTTTTAGACCCGTTCTCCACCAAGGAGGAAAGAACATGTCTTGGTCTAAGAATTGTTCTTTTGTTATTGGTTCAAGAAGTAACTGCCATTTCTCATCATCAGGAAAGCATTCGTGAATAAAATGTTCTGGATTTGACAATACATAATGATCTAAGAATGTTTTCTTTAGAATCTCATTAGTATCTGAATGGACATCAGTATAAGATTTGATCATGTCTTTTGATATATTCCCTGATAGTGTTCGACATATGCGATATGGATGAACAAGCTGCCACGTGTCTTTAATAAAAACTGCTACCCATGCGCATGGAAGTAATGTACTTCCATCATCACTCCTGCAGAGACCACTTATCTTGTCACATTTAATACCAGCAGCCCTGAAAAATGATAGGGACTAAGCTAAGAAGACAAAATGTGTTACATGCTTTCCCTTTACAGTTTGACATCTTGAGTCATACTGATTATTATGAATCTCATTTACTGCTTACATATTACAAAATAACACTCACTGACATGTATACAAAACATTTCAGAATAAACGTAAAAAATAAacggatttttttcttttgaccaAAAAACATTTCTTAATTATAATCCGTACGTATAGGTTATTATAATGTGGTACGATTGACAACTAGACagtgtccacaagagaccaaatgacacagaaattaacaactataataggtcaccttatggccttcaacactgagcaaagCCATACCGCATAACTATTAAAGACCGTGAAAtgagaaatgtaaaacaattcaaacgagaaagcaaacggcctaatttatgtacaaaataacgaaagaaaaacaaatatataacacatcaacaaacgtcaaccactgaattatatgacttgggacaggcatatacagatTGTGGCGGGGTTGAACTAGTTTTTTGGCGCTAAACCCTCCCCAAAACCTGAGACAGTGATGTAACGGTAAAACATCAGAAAAAACTATGCAAGACAAAAAAACGGaaatcaaatatgacaaacagcaacaATGTATATCATTAGTAATATCCAGAGAACCGAAATAAGTCATAACAAATAtgcgcctgttaaaacgtttaaatccgCTGCATTTGCATGGACTTGTCCTAAATCCATATTCGATAACAAAGGGTAACGATCCACGTCCCTCCTCACCACCCTTGAcagattaagccaacatttgtgataacaatgttgcgccatctatcggtagattaaagtcacgcccattccgaatgcattattcttgaccaatggtagcacttgaactctttaatttggaggtaaaaacacggtagcgtctagattctacgCACTTGGTAAAgcaggaaacgaaaatatacgttgacattAATGCATTTGTGCAAATAACATACACAGGAAAacctattagttgattaaaaacattcaaattgtcactaaatatagtcgtatgtttagggatATAAAGACTTGATGTACAATAAGCACGTGGCAATCGTTTACatacactttctacatttacacgtgatcatgttataggcgctttttgattggatgcagcgagtttcgactgGAACCAATGAAAAGcattaccttgtgtctccgaaattctatctcaatccgccaagggtggagaCGAGGAAAGTGGATCGTAAACCTTTGCTAGTGAAGATGTCCTAAATCAGGTGCatgttgttgtcgtttgttggtgtggtttataagtgtttctcattttcgtttttttttatatagattataccgttggttttcctgtttgaattgttttacactagtcatgttggggtcctttatagcttgctgttcagtatGAGCCAAGGATCCTTGTTGAAGGgtgtactttgacatataatagtttacttttcatacattgtgacttggatggagagttgtgtcaccggcactcataccacattttcttatgtatataATGAGAGAAGCGGAAGATACCAAATGGATATTCAACCTCATAAGTCAAAGGCAAACTGCAAAGGTCATGACAAAAATCGAACAATGATCAAATAACAAACAACATTCAACATAAGTACTGGTCGTAAATTGCATTTGCATAGTTAATGGTAACATCCCGTTCAGcagtaaaaaaaaactcaactaAAAAACCCTTAAATACAAACCATTAAAAACATATAACTGTGGAtgtgatatacatgatataggccCGATACTTTAGTAAAGTATAAGTTATCCTGTTTCTCCGAGTGCCTATTAGAAATGTTTACcagatgaaatatatatatggacGCATTATGGTAAATATTTCCTTTTTACGTTGGTTCGGCTCGGTATCTGACTTTGATATTTGACCAGTAAAGTTTTAATACA includes:
- the LOC139503165 gene encoding lim and transglutaminase domain protein ltd-1-like; the encoded protein is MGNNPAKREPRIFQGEKNLNKVTATTEAELESESFVNDKVKILPSQDFSFEPNPITTNQVQRRQAKRNVVKRVLYRNALCEQYVIAANHNGLNTDLIDFIDDNASKVPRIALNSFRELRDYLKEPIPNHPESDILLIRSFIIWLSDALGHDTVEDLEPPPSSPLSYRSAEGQGRTPDVLVRLLRQHKTTCTTIFILLCWAAGIKCDKISGLCRSDDGSTLLPCAWVAVFIKDTWQLVHPYRICRTLSGNISKDMIKSYTDVHSDTNEILKKTFLDHYVLSNPEHFIHECFPDDEKWQLLLEPITKEQFLDQDMFFPPWWRTGLKLTTHLSHRITCDDGRSTLGFMGTYESVYELVLWYNLELIETDLDIKIENDNFLQNFVYLIRNESTWTCDILFPYTGTYKLVFYAGKYGEPLLKILAVDIDCKVCHPEPVPLPINTGAIGLGPGPFMYFSGLSHPSYRSGILHIDLSRHFQIKFRMDNRMSELISIKANVLSSEATSNHSEDYEVTNELTQCCLIRRRTYKEVVIDVFPPESPGQYILQICTETNGYLESETKTACYYLLIYDELPLQESHENCGVRAARKKLNASIEGKNVNEILFRIQDCASKKITEVDLDVQRARGKAAILNIKQKKLHRGRKVAVDPRLHHSNIVRQSEYEARLHRLINILERLIYYLQHGDSSETWATVEKTNAVNQTVNLLLTLFSKSDEKEKDTVWLIEELSKELKQHGFIILPEDIRRTMDLMEDFTFNHRVKIASDIFKCVNEIVTLLISEWNALER